One window of the Magnolia sinica isolate HGM2019 chromosome 19, MsV1, whole genome shotgun sequence genome contains the following:
- the LOC131235426 gene encoding uncharacterized protein LOC131235426 translates to MFIRFPRSGRSTNSTYGCFINVLERMITDREEHDKIPALLDFYTKSGGIFLREIIVRHRIMKLPTDRWAAYRVDPNRKDSVLKKLTLRILGLTCSASGCKHNRSTFEVIHTKKRNRLEQKKLNDLVIVQYNQKLQERFQGRKEKSSFFDHICLDELDIDNE, encoded by the exons ATGTTTATTCGCTTCCCCCGATCCGGTAGAAGCACCAACTCTACATATGGTTGTTTTATTAACGTGTTGGAAAGAATGATTACAGATAGAGAAGAACATGACAAGATCCCAGCTCtactggacttctatacaaagagtGGGGGCATATTCTTGAGGGAGATCATCGTTAGGCATCGAATAATGAAATTGCCTA CTGACCGTTGGGCTGCTTACAGAGTTGACCCAAATAGAAAGGATTCAGTTCTAAAGAAGCTGACATTGAgaattcttggactcacgtgttctgctAGTGGTTGCAAGCACAACCGGAGCACGTTCGAGGTG ATTCACACCAAGAAAAGAAATCGCCTTGAACAAAAGAAGCTCAACGACTTGGTCATTGTCCAATACAATCAGAAATTGCAAGAACGATTCCAAGGTAGGAAAGAAAAGTCTAGCTTCTTTGACCATAtttgcttagatgagttggatatAGATAATGAGTGA